The Microbacterium sp. Nx66 genome contains a region encoding:
- a CDS encoding dihydrolipoamide acetyltransferase family protein: MSTPVKTAARVFRLPDLGEGLTEAGLVQWLVAVGDTITTDQAIAEVETAKSVVELPSPFAGVVTALHGTPGDTIDVGAPVLEVADPGSEETASAPQAPATQPEHEAYRQEERAGSGNVLIGYGTSASASTGRRRRPAAPRPTPAPASTAPASAAPASTAPESAAPVARDAARPAPVAVRSPLVRRLARDLGLDVHAISPTGADGAITRADVLRAAVDHAVDGVAAAPTPTSATTPTGEIDGLPVRSRERFSPLRRTVSARLARSRSEIPEATVWVDVDATDLWNLRAQMAPDGGKAPSITALLARFVLLALEDYPVLASRLSDDGSELISFEGVNLGVAADTERGLLVPVVPHAHRLTVTDLDAALRELAATARAGTLPPERLRGSTFTLNNYGGLGVDGSAAIINHPDVAILGIGRIIERPWVVDGAIVPRRIVQLSLVFDHRVCDGGYAAGFLRRVVELIEHPLRAFGRV; this comes from the coding sequence ATGAGCACGCCTGTGAAGACCGCCGCCCGCGTGTTCCGCCTGCCCGACCTCGGCGAGGGACTGACCGAGGCCGGCCTCGTGCAATGGCTGGTGGCCGTCGGCGACACGATCACGACCGACCAGGCCATCGCCGAGGTCGAGACCGCGAAGAGCGTCGTCGAACTGCCCTCGCCGTTCGCCGGAGTCGTGACCGCCCTGCACGGCACCCCCGGCGACACCATCGACGTCGGGGCCCCGGTGCTGGAAGTCGCCGACCCCGGCAGCGAGGAGACCGCGTCCGCGCCGCAGGCACCCGCCACGCAGCCCGAGCACGAGGCGTACCGGCAGGAGGAGCGTGCGGGGTCGGGCAACGTCCTCATCGGGTACGGCACCTCCGCGTCCGCCTCGACGGGTCGGCGACGACGCCCCGCGGCGCCACGCCCCACCCCGGCGCCGGCCTCGACAGCGCCCGCATCCGCAGCACCCGCCTCGACCGCTCCGGAGTCAGCCGCACCGGTCGCCCGCGATGCCGCGCGACCCGCTCCGGTCGCCGTGCGATCGCCGCTCGTGCGGCGCCTCGCCCGCGATCTGGGCCTCGACGTGCACGCGATCTCCCCCACCGGAGCGGACGGGGCGATCACCCGCGCCGACGTGCTGCGCGCCGCCGTGGACCACGCCGTGGACGGCGTCGCCGCGGCTCCGACGCCGACCTCCGCGACCACTCCCACCGGCGAGATCGACGGCCTCCCGGTCCGCAGCAGGGAGCGCTTCTCCCCGCTGCGTCGCACCGTGAGCGCCCGGCTCGCCCGCAGCCGCTCGGAGATCCCCGAGGCCACCGTATGGGTCGACGTCGACGCCACCGACCTCTGGAATCTCCGCGCTCAGATGGCTCCCGACGGCGGGAAGGCCCCGTCGATCACGGCGCTGCTCGCGCGGTTCGTGCTGCTCGCGCTCGAGGACTACCCCGTGCTCGCCTCGCGGCTCAGCGACGACGGCTCCGAGCTGATCTCGTTCGAGGGCGTGAACCTCGGCGTCGCCGCCGACACCGAACGCGGCCTCCTCGTCCCGGTCGTCCCGCACGCGCACCGGCTCACGGTCACCGACCTCGACGCCGCCCTGCGCGAGCTCGCGGCCACCGCGCGCGCCGGCACCCTGCCGCCCGAGCGGCTCCGCGGATCCACCTTCACCCTCAACAACTACGGCGGGCTCGGGGTCGACGGCTCGGCGGCGATCATCAACCACCCCGACGTCGCGATCCTCGGCATCGGCCGGATCATCGAGCGCCCCTGGGTCGTGGACGGGGCGATCGTGCCGCGTCGCATCGTCCAGCTCTCCCTCGTGTTCGATCACCGGGTCTGCGACGGCGGGTACGCGGCGGGATTCCTCCGCCGCGTGGTGGAGCTCATCGAGCATCCGCTCCGCGCCTTCGGGAGGGTCTGA
- a CDS encoding alpha-ketoacid dehydrogenase subunit beta — protein MTIAEHETPVATTVGTTTTMTMAAALNRALADALAADPDVVVFGEDVGALGGVFRITDGLTARFGEDRCFDTPLAESGIIGTAVGMAMNGMRPVVEMQFDAFALPAFEQIVSHVAKLGNRTRGGMRMPLVIRIPFGGGIGGVEHHCDSSEAYYAHTPGLTVVSPSTPQDAYSLLRAAIASPDPVVFLEPKKLYWSKGEVDTAVTAEIGSARIARDGTDVTLLAYGASVPLALEAAEVAAGEGRSVQVVDVRSLSPFDDETVTAAVRSTGRAVVIAEAPGFVSVASEIQARVFERCFEYLEAPVRRVTGFDTPYAPPKFEHWYLPDVDRVLDAIDTLHWEDDA, from the coding sequence ATGACCATCGCCGAGCACGAGACGCCGGTCGCGACGACCGTCGGCACCACCACGACCATGACCATGGCCGCCGCCCTCAACCGCGCCCTCGCGGACGCCCTCGCCGCCGACCCCGACGTGGTCGTGTTCGGAGAGGACGTGGGAGCCCTGGGCGGCGTGTTCCGCATCACCGACGGGCTCACCGCCCGCTTCGGCGAGGACCGCTGCTTCGACACCCCGCTCGCGGAGTCCGGCATCATCGGCACCGCCGTCGGCATGGCGATGAACGGCATGCGCCCTGTGGTCGAGATGCAGTTCGACGCCTTCGCCCTCCCCGCGTTCGAGCAGATCGTCAGCCACGTCGCGAAGCTCGGCAACCGCACCCGCGGCGGGATGCGCATGCCGCTCGTGATCCGCATCCCCTTCGGCGGCGGCATCGGGGGCGTCGAGCACCACTGCGACTCGTCCGAGGCGTACTACGCGCACACGCCCGGCCTCACGGTCGTGAGCCCGTCCACCCCGCAGGACGCCTACTCGCTGCTCCGCGCGGCCATCGCCTCGCCGGACCCCGTGGTCTTCCTGGAACCGAAGAAGCTCTACTGGTCGAAGGGCGAGGTCGACACCGCGGTGACCGCGGAGATCGGCTCGGCGCGCATCGCCAGGGACGGCACCGATGTGACCCTCCTCGCGTACGGGGCCTCCGTGCCGCTCGCACTGGAGGCGGCGGAGGTCGCCGCGGGCGAGGGACGCAGCGTGCAGGTGGTCGACGTGCGTTCCCTCTCCCCCTTCGACGACGAGACGGTCACCGCGGCGGTGCGGTCCACGGGACGAGCCGTCGTGATCGCCGAGGCCCCGGGCTTCGTCAGCGTCGCCTCCGAGATCCAGGCCCGGGTGTTCGAGCGCTGCTTCGAGTACCTGGAGGCCCCCGTGCGGCGGGTGACCGGGTTCGACACCCCGTACGCGCCGCCGAAGTTCGAGCACTGGTATCTGCCGGACGTCGATCGGGTGCTCGACGCGATCGACACGCTGCACTGGGAGGACGACGCATGA
- a CDS encoding thiamine pyrophosphate-dependent enzyme, which produces MHPHDMLPRDTAVRLIAEDGTTLPDETYALPAADVLLAAYRGLVEGRRINDQAGALVRQGRLAVYPSSHGQEACQVAAAMVLGDTDWLFPTYRDSVAVIARGVAPAEAMVLLKGDWHSGYDVRAHRVAPQATPLATQLLHAVGFAQAAKHRGEDTVVLALCGDGATSEGDFHEAMNFAAVFHVPVVFFVQNNEFAISVPLSRQTAAPSLAHKAVGYGMPGQRVDGNDVAAVLAVLTEAVDRARAGGGPSLIEAHTYRMQAHTNADDDTRYREREEVQAWLARDPLLRLRAHLTATGTLDDEAETRFAAGAEEIAAAMRTALNTDAELDPEDLFRFVTATRSPQREEQWQLLRDEIARSHPAETMTTGGAR; this is translated from the coding sequence ATGCACCCCCACGACATGCTCCCGCGCGACACCGCGGTACGACTGATCGCCGAGGACGGGACCACCCTCCCCGACGAGACCTACGCGCTCCCCGCCGCCGACGTCCTGCTGGCGGCGTACCGTGGCCTCGTCGAAGGCCGTCGTATCAACGATCAGGCCGGCGCGCTCGTGCGCCAGGGCCGCCTCGCGGTCTACCCGTCGTCGCACGGCCAGGAGGCCTGCCAGGTGGCGGCGGCGATGGTGCTCGGCGACACCGACTGGCTCTTCCCCACCTACCGCGACTCGGTCGCCGTGATCGCCCGGGGTGTCGCACCTGCGGAAGCGATGGTGCTCCTCAAGGGCGACTGGCACTCGGGTTACGACGTCCGCGCGCACCGCGTCGCCCCGCAGGCGACCCCGCTCGCGACCCAGCTCCTGCACGCGGTCGGCTTCGCGCAGGCGGCGAAGCACCGCGGCGAGGACACCGTGGTGCTCGCGCTCTGCGGCGACGGCGCGACGAGCGAGGGCGACTTCCACGAGGCGATGAACTTCGCCGCCGTCTTCCACGTCCCGGTCGTGTTCTTCGTGCAGAACAACGAGTTCGCGATCTCGGTCCCCCTCTCCCGGCAGACCGCCGCCCCCTCCCTCGCCCACAAGGCGGTCGGCTACGGCATGCCGGGGCAGCGCGTCGACGGCAACGACGTGGCCGCGGTCCTCGCGGTGCTCACGGAGGCCGTCGACCGCGCCCGCGCCGGCGGCGGCCCCTCCCTCATCGAGGCCCACACGTACCGCATGCAGGCGCACACCAACGCCGACGACGACACCCGCTACCGCGAACGCGAGGAGGTGCAGGCCTGGCTCGCCCGCGATCCGCTGCTCCGCCTGCGCGCGCACCTCACCGCGACGGGGACGCTGGACGACGAGGCCGAGACGCGCTTCGCCGCGGGCGCGGAGGAGATCGCCGCCGCCATGCGCACCGCCCTGAACACCGATGCGGAGCTCGACCCGGAAGACCTCTTCCGCTTCGTGACCGCGACCCGCTCGCCCCAGCGGGAGGAGCAGTGGCAGCTCCTCCGCGACGAGATCGCCCGCTCCCACCCCGCCGAGACGATGACGACCGGAGGCGCCCGATGA
- a CDS encoding Lrp/AsnC family transcriptional regulator: protein MAALDETDRAILAELRRDARASMTAIAEAVHISRAGAHARIKRLTDAGVITGYTVRTDPVLLGHHASAYVTLAIEQATWQEVSARLRAIPEIEHMALVGGDFDVLLLVRANDARDLRRIVLEDIQAIPSIRSTRTILIFEDSDRA, encoded by the coding sequence ATGGCGGCGCTGGACGAGACGGATCGCGCGATCCTCGCGGAGCTGCGGCGGGATGCGCGGGCGTCCATGACCGCGATCGCCGAGGCGGTGCACATCTCCCGGGCGGGGGCGCATGCGCGGATCAAGCGCCTCACCGACGCCGGGGTGATCACGGGATACACCGTGCGCACCGACCCCGTGCTGCTGGGGCATCACGCGAGTGCCTATGTCACGCTCGCGATCGAGCAGGCCACCTGGCAGGAGGTGAGCGCGCGGCTCCGGGCGATCCCGGAGATCGAGCACATGGCGCTCGTCGGCGGCGACTTCGACGTGCTGCTGCTCGTGCGCGCGAACGACGCCCGCGACCTGCGCCGCATCGTGCTGGAGGACATCCAGGCGATCCCGTCGATCCGCTCGACGCGGACGATCCTGATCTTCGAGGACTCCGACC